TCGATCCGACGTGGGTCACCGGTGAGTCACGCTGCTATTTATAATTTCCCGCGTTGGCGACGCGATCCGAACGCGATTAATTGCGCGCGGAAGACGCGAAAATCCCGCTTGGGTACCGATCCTCGTCCGATAGAGAATTTCATCGCCGTCTTGGTCCCGCGATTCCGCGACTTTTTCGTCGTCCTCTTCGCCGCGAGACGCTCGATCACGACGAAACAATTAGCTCCGTTCTCCGGTGCTCGCGAGATCTCCGATCTTGGACGATCGGCGAGAATCGATAACCGCTGAATCTTCCCGTTGATCGTCCTCGTCGTTCGATGGAACGCGCGAAGAAGCAATTAGAGCTCCGTTCCTCGTTCCGACGAGACTCCTGATTCGGTCGAAATTTACTTCGATCTACCGGAAAAGCCCGAAGAAGCCCCCATCATCGGTGAATGACGTCGAACAGAGGATTCCTGGTCATAGATCGGAGGAGACGGGACGCGACGCATCGCCGTCGCTACACGTATGACGGCCACGTATAGTCGGCATGCGTGTTGATACGCAGATAGAGACCGAAGGTGGACGTAGTAAGAGCTTTGCATGAATAATGTGCTCCACGACGTGATCTGAACTTCTCGGAAGGGATGGACGAACGTGGACGGTCTGTACAAGATTCTCCCTTCGTCTTCTcccctcgtctctctctctctctctctctctctctctctctctctctctctctcttacacaCACACAGATTCGCTCGCttactctttctctcccttccCTTCGCCGCCGCCGATCGACCAAGAGAACGACGCGGAGAGCAGGTCCGGAATAAAGGCAGATCGCAGATATCGTATCGATCGGCTAGATTTGCGTTTTAATGAGGTGTGCCTGCGCGATGCCCGCTGAATCTTGAAGAGTTAAGTGTAACGGGACGAATTGAATTGATCGATTGCATCGACGTTTAATTGAATCGGGACATGAACGAACGACGTTCGGTAAATTGTGGCCAATGTGTACTACATCGCGCGATCCACGTCCGTCAAGCGCATTCTTCGACCGCTTCTCGTCGATCCTGGGCGACTAGTACGTATTCTCCGATGAAACTAAGAACCTCCGAGCGGAACCGAGGGGTCTCGAGTTCTTCCACTCGCGCGTACTTCGTTGCGAGACGTTCCTTGCCCGAGTCAATTTTTTAATCGAGCTGCGTCGATCGCCGGAGCTTCTAAGCAACGTCCGACGAAGATCGCGTAACTGCCGTTCGTCGCAGCTTCCTTCTGCCGCATCCTCTGGCCCAAAGCTCGAAACTGTTCCGCCATTTTGGGGAACCGATGTCACGCTACAGCGATACCAGCCGTTTTCGTCGACTCCCGACCACCCAACGGAGATCCCGGGAGCTTCTCGACAGCTTCTAACGCGAAATCTTGGACCGTGGTCGTCTAGAAATGCAACGGCGTCCAGCTTCGTTCGGCTTTTTCGAAGATCCGTTCGTAGAGCGACGATTTCAAGAGCTTCCCGGCAACTTCGAGCATCGTTCATCGATCCGAGACAACGACTTCGCTTCTTTTATCGAAGGTCCCCGTCGATCCTGGGACCCGCAGGAATACGGCGGGCCCGAGGCCCGTTCTGCGCCAGTGGCACGAACCCGGCTGCTTCCTGCGGCCATCATCCGGGCGCGTAGCGATCAGAAGCCGAGCGTACACCGGTGGCAGGAAAACGAGCCCAACGGTAGCAGCTTCATCGGCGCTATGCAAATAGGATCCTGATCGTGACGCGAGTAGGCAAACACGCGACGTACAGGTAACAGGCAGGCAAACAGGCAGGCAAAGGCAGGCCAAGGCGGGCAAAGGCAGGCAGAGCTGGCGAGGTCCGAGTAAGACCTCTCCCGTGTTGCtgctcctcttcttcttcttcttcttcttcttcttcttcttcttcttcttcttcttcttcttctgctccTTCTGCTTCTTCCTCCGGCTCTTCGTCCGCGTCGTCTCGTGTGCCTCGGAGCAGAGAGTCGTATTATGGTAGTGTGCGCCCTCTTTTCACGGGGCCACGACCCATGCCAGAGATGCATGCCACTCGTACCGATGCATCCATGAACACTTTGCTTTTCTCTTTCTGTCGCCCCGGCCGCTCTTTGTCTCGCCACGCCTCCGCCCTCCTCGTCGCTCTTCCGCCGGCAGCCCCCCGGTCTTTTTCCCTCTGCTCTACACGCTGCATCGTGGAGATATGCTAATGCAGCCGTCCCGATCGTGACACTGCGGCTGCTAAGTGAGAGCTCAAGTCGCAACCTTCTCATCGGCTCCTACGCCGCGCGAGAGCTCGGCTTCCTCGTGCTCGTGCTCGTGCTCCCGCTCCCGCTCCCGCTCCTGCTCCCGCACCCGCACCCGCACCCGCTGCTGCTCCCGGCTCGGCGATCTCTCGCTCTCGGCCGGTGTTCCGCCACTCGACTTCGAACGCGCCCTGGAATCTTTTCTTGACGGTTGACGGCACTCGTCCTTCCCCACCGACCGCCGGACCCCATCGGCGAACCCCGCGGGGGACTTGTTTGGACAGTGGTTTGACACTGATGGGGCCCGATAGATCGACCGAGGTGAAAACGTCGAAGATACCGACTCCAGGAATGCCGCGATCGATCTAGCTGGATAGTCCCGGGGTGCAGAATTCGTCCGCGAAGATACCACCGTGGTTCACCGGAGGGTAAGgcggattacagtaatgtctccctaactgacgcacacaTCGTCAaacgaaactggacaatttgggaagaagagatacgattgttcgagccttgcggttcatttttatagttacgaattctcaacagctataaaaatgagccgcaaggctcgaataatcgtatctcctcttcccaaattgtccatttttccgaGCATCGGTTAGGGAGACGTTGCTGTATAGAGGGTGGAGCTGGAGTTCGGCTTTCGGAGGACTCTGACCTCGCAAATACCTTCGTCGCGGTGACGGAAAATTTCATAAACGGCGTCCGAAGTTTGGAGAAATTTGGGATTCGCAAGAGTCGACCACGCTTTCGAACGGAAAGCGGCGTTCCTTTTAAAAGCCTCGGTTTCCGTCGCGAAAACTTCTGCCGAAAATATCGAACGATTACGTTCAGCGAGCCTCGTTAACGAGACCTTCGATCTATACGGTCCGACTGGCAGCCTTTTATTGTCGCAGGCAGCGTCGCGTCGGAACGTTCTTAATTGCGCGTGCATGCAAGCTTTCCCGATCGGGAGAGGGCTGCACCTTACTCGCCTACAACCACCTACAACCGCCACCAACCACCTCCGGGTGCTGAGGGTGTAATATATCTCGAAAAGAAGAGGGGGCAGGGGGAAACACGGCCGCCATTAACATATCCACCGGCTGATAAGCCTTTCTCAGAACCGATACCGCGCCCGTGTACACCTTCGGCCCCGCTTTATGCGAGAAACGAACAGCTGCGACCACGTGAGAAACGGGCTTCGGAAGCGTCGCTCTTTCGCCACTTACGGCTTCGTTTCGCTTTGTCGCCGAGCTTGTTCCGGTTGTTTCCCGGCCGAATTCCCGAATCGCTTTGTAATAAAGATAACCCGTTTGAACCTTCGCGAGCTCTCCTCTGGCCGCGTTGTTGTCCGGACGCGTCACCCTCGCCTCGGACTCTCGGCCGCCTTTCGGTCGAGACGCGACCAACGCGGAGAACGATTCTAGAAATCGTCCGAAATCGTCTACGATCGTTCGACGGCCGAACCGAACCGTTCCCGTCGATCGGGCCTCTCTTCGGTCCGATCGTCCGGCAATTTCGCCGGCAATTATCGCCACTTAGGGAGACAAGTCCGGGGTCGGACGTATCCCAGGTAGCTCTTGTACGACGCGCGTACAATTAAGAATGCTCGGAGAGGGTTCTCGTAACTACGGTGCAACAAGCAAACGAAGAAATAGACGACGAAGGAGAGATAGCGTATTGGGAAAGCGAAGAACGTCGTTGGGGCGAAGAGGGTAAAAAAGGCGAGGTGGACGGCGAGGAGGACGGAGACAAGAGGATGAGAGGGCACGAGGATGCGGTGGCCGGGCCGAGGCCCGGTGCCGATCCATCGATGACCGCTTATTTACAGAGAGCCAGAAGGAACACGACCGAGCTGCTGATGCGAGCGCAGGATAGCCCAGAAGTGCGCTGCAACCCTTTGCCCAATCTTCTTCGGCATCTCGCATCCTTCTCCGTCCTCCTCATCGCGCTGTCCACCGTCGGTTCCTGATCGGATAGACTCCGTCTACCTCGTCGAACCTCGCCCAAGGAGGCAATTAAAGCATCCGGGTAATTCGACGAACGATACGCGTGTCGTCTCGATTTCGAGGACAACCCACCTGGATGGCTCGTCTCGGCGTTGTATCCCCGATATCTGCCGGTGTCTCCGGGTGTCGTCTCCCCGGTGTCTCTCGCCGTCTCGGGATATCCTCGGGATCGGAAACCGGGAGGATTCGATACTGCTCGAGGAGGTGTCGAGATGCTGTTACGCCTCCCGGCAACAGGATATTTTCGAGCCGAGAGAGATCCGTCGATAGCACGCGACTCGAGACTCCCCGGTCTATCCACCGGGTGCGATACTCGACGCGCGACATACCTTTAGCCCGCAACCGGTCGTGTTACCGCGTCGCTTTTCCCTTGTTAGCGCGATTCCGGCGACCCTGCCGAGCAGCAGATGCCAGGTTCCATTGGCTGGCGAGACGGTGACGTTCCGCGGGCGGAGACAAAGAACGGTGTTATTGGAAGGGTGGAGATAAGAGGGCAAGGCGAGTCGACGGTCGCGCCAATCGGGACCAAGATGAAACGCTGCTCCCGAACGTCTCGCCGGTTTCTTCGAGTTTACCCTTGTATCCTTTTTCTTTTGTACGTGAAATATGattccgaaataaaaaatatgggtttgcgatttaaataaaaagaaacaagATTACCTTGAGACATCCTTGAAAACGTCCACGCGTCGGAGAAGCTTGCAGCGCCGTTTAACGCTCGAAATGCCGAAGAACGCGCGTCCCGTCGGTTTGTTCTTCTTCTTTAGGACGCGTGCCCACGAGATTTGTTGCAATCTCAACTAAAACGGGACACGCTGTAGACGCTGTTTCGATATGCTCGAGCACCCGGTACACCTCGACGAAGTTCCAACGTTGCGACAAGGATTCGCTTTAAAATCCCCGGCGTGCCGATCGTTCGCGCCTCGGCGCCGAGGGTAGATGAGCGAAGATAGGGGCTGGAGATGGACTATCCGATCCATTCGGGTATCCGGCGACAGGATCTATCCTGCTAGATGAGCCAGAGATCGGCCGGTCGTGTTTTGGGACCGGGTCTGGGAAAAACGGTTCCGTTTCACGGGGGAGGGACGGGCGAATATGTGGTCCCCGCGCGCAACCCCGTCATCTTCCGAGGCTTTTAGCCGAGATTTCGATGCGAGGGGCAGCCGCTTCGTCCGTCGAGCCGAcgtgccgcgacgcgacgctctcGGCCGAACGGTACGGAGTGGGGACCCCGCCGCGAGGCGTGCGAAGGGTGCGGAACGAGTGGGGTGGCCCGGGTAGGGGGATAGATAGATGAATAGAGAGAGATAGGTGTGCGGCAAGGGCAGGGAGAAGGGAACAGAGAGTACGCAAAGGCTGGCGTGGCGAGCGACCATTAGGGAGCCGAACGGCCATAGGGACGCGTCGTCGATCGTGCGTGCCAGCTCTTTTTTTCCTTGTACTTTCTTCCGGCCGCCCCGACTTCCGGTTCCGAGCCGAGTACCACGTGAGTCCGTTATGGTCGTTTCGCGAGAGTCCTCGGACAGTCGTTGGGGATCGGCGAAGAAACGTAGGATGCTTTCGAGATCGCACGGGAGGTGGCGTTCGCCCGATGCCTGATATTCTGTTTTGCTCTTTCCAGGGGAGGACGAGGAATGGAGCGACTCGGAGAGGACACCGTCGGTGAGCAGCGGCGTGGAGGGCGGAGGATCGGCGGTTTCCAGCCCGGTCGCGCCGGCCGTCGAGGAAGAATCGAGCCTTCCGCCACCGCCGAGACTGAACCACCCTTcctcggtctcggtctcgatCGCGAATTCGACCGCCGACGATATCAGACTGAGGCTCAGCGTGCTCTCCGAAGACGCGAGAAAGCGGCTGGCTAGTCTTACCGAAGATATCGAGGTGACCGACGAACCGTAACGAAAAACGATCGTAAGACCCTAGGCGAAGTTGGCGAGGCGAGACGTTAATTGTCCCGTTATTTTCGACAGGTTACCAGAAGCCTGAGAGACCGACATGCTACCTCGAAGCCCAATCAGACCCGAGAGTCGAGTCCCAAAGACGCGGACGAGGAGGCGATGGTCGTGGTCAAGGAGGAGGATTGTCAGCCGAGATCggcgtcgtcctcgtcgtcctcgATTCGGCGGAGAGACTCCGTTTGCAGGAGAGACTCCGAGGACTCCTCGAGGCGATCGAACGCGGACGATCCGCCTTCGGAGAAGAAACCGAAGCTCGACGACGAAGGAACACCAAGACTGAGACTCAATGCTAGTCTGGCGACGGATCCCGCGCTTCGACCCGCCGCCGTTGCCGCGCTCACCGTCAAACCGGAGAATACCTCGCCGCCAAACCCTGTCCCACCTTTGCCCGCCGGCTTGCAGAACGGTAATTCCGACGACCTTGTTCGGTCCTCGATCGAAAATAAAACACCGGTCGTAGACCTTCCGACCAAACGTTAACCGACGAACGTTTCAGCAATCGCCTCGGGCCGGCTGTTCGTGCTGCCAACGGACGGCAAGGAGACGATCACGGTGGAGCCAGCCAGGCCCGCGCCCCTGATCTGTCCACCCTGCGGCATCCGTTTCAGTTCGGCCAGCACCCTCGAAGCTCACCGCACGTTCTACTGCGCGCACCGTCCTCGACTGGAAGAGGAAACGACGaacgacgaggacgaggagaAGACGAGCAAGTTCGAGGTCAGAAAGGCGTACGCGTGCCCGCACTGCTCTTACAGCGCGGACAAGAAAGTGTCCCTGAACAGACACATGAGAATGCACGCGGCGTCGCCGGCGCCATCCACGGTGCAACCAGCCCcgaccgtcgccgtcgccgcggcAGCGGCCGCCGCTGCGgctgccgcggccgcggccgctgcCGCGGTCGCACCGGCGGCAGGCGCCGCGACCACCGCGAACGGCTCGTTGAACGAGGAAGCGGAGAGATACTGTAGAAACTGCGACATCAAGTTCAGCTCGCTCAAGACTTACAGGGCCCACAAGACCCACTATTGCAGTACCAGGCACGTGGTGAAGGATACGCCGCCGGCTAGCGCGGCATCCTCGTCGGTGAAGGCGTCGCCGCCGACGAGCGCGAGTCCCGGGGactcgccgccgccgcagccctGCCTGGCACTGCCCACCAACCCCATCCTTATCGTACCGTACTCGCTTTTTCGGGGAGCTAGCGTGCTGGCTGCGCCGACCCTGCCTGCTCCCGACACCGCTTGCTTCCTCCTGCCAAATGGTTCGTTCCGCGCAGAATAGCTTCGTTCGAGTCGTAGAGTTGTTGTTCCGTTTAGCGTAATCGGCCGTTGCTCGCAGGTCACCTTCAGCCGATGACGAGAGGCCTCGCCGCGACAGCGCCCAATACCGTGGTGGAGCCTCCGCCGGTTCTCAGAGCAGCGAACAAGCCGACGACGCCAGCGTCGGTCGTAGCGTCGTCCGCGTCGCCACCTGGTTCGGTTCCCCTGGACCTCAGCGTCCGGAAATCGCCGGCGCACCAGGACGAGAAGGAGAACAGGGTGTCGCCCGCGCCCTCGTCGTTGCCTCCGCCGCCGGGCAGCCCGAGATCCAGAGGAAGCGGCAGTCCCAGGGCAAGGTCGATCGCTTCCACTCCGACAACGGTTGGCGGCACTGTCCCACCACCCCCGCCGACAGAGCTGGCTCTGAGATTAGCGGAGCTGCCTCCGCCCACTGTTCCCGGAGTCCTTGTCAAACAAGGCGTCTCCAGGTGAGTGGAAGCAAAGACAGAAGGCTGGGAACGCTTCGACTAATTGTTTAATCGAATCCCCGGTCGAAAGGTGTAAGGAGTGCAACATCGTTTTCTGCCGTCACGAGAACTTCGTCGCGCACAAGAAACACTACTGCCAAGCAAGGGAGACGACCGTCAGCAACAGTCCACCACCACCGGGCACACCTTCGCCCCCTTTGGTCCAGTTGATATGCGCAGCCTGCGGCATAAAGTTCGCCTCCATGGACAACCTGGTGGCCCATCAAGCGTTCTACTGTCCCAAGAGGCCGGAACCGCAGGAACATCATTCGAGATGCACCAAATGCAAGGTCGATACTCGGTGTCCTCTGTCCCCCAAACTCCTTCGATCGAATCGAAGTCGCACGAATTGTCCTTTTAACCGATGATCGTTGACAACTGTGTTTCTATAGGCTGTCGTCGAGCCTGGATCCACCCACGCGTGCAACAGTGGAACAACCGGAGGTTGGAGATGTCCCGTCTGCGGTGCGGTGAGTCCCACGGCGGGTGCTGCGCAGCGTCACATGGACGCTCATCAGGGTGTGAAGGCTTTCAGATGCACGATCTGTCGCTACAAGGGTAACACGTTGCGCGGCATGAGAACGCATATAAAAATGCACTTTGAGAAGCGAGGAACCGACCTGCAGGTAAGAAACGACCTTGACTCGACCGACACCCGACATAGAGATGTCTCGAAGAATAACGAACGTATCGCTTTGTCAGGAGGAGAATTACATAACGTGCGTACTGGACGACGAAACGGTGCTGCCGACACCGGAACCGGCTCCGGCCACGACGCCGGAAGACGTTCCCGCGGAAGTGCAGGTGAACGGCAAGACCGAGGTGCGGAAGAGCAGTCCCCAGCCTCCGCCACCCCCGCCACCGCCAACGGTGACGAACAAGGTGAAGCAAGAACGAGAGGACACGCCGCCGCCCGAAGAGAGCCTGGATCCCAACAAGAGCGGGCCCAGATACTGTCGATCGTGCGACATCAGCTTCAACTATCTGAGCACGTTCTTAGCGCACAAGAAGTTTTACTGCTCGAGCCACGCCGGCGAGgcgagcaacaacaacaacaacaacaataacaacaacaactcGAGCAGCCACGCCACGCCACCGCCGAGTGGCAGGACTGAAGCATCTGTACTTTAAGGACTTTCGTGATCCGAGGCGTCCGTTAATTGTTGCCAgtttatataatagaattatcGACTATTCGTTTTAGTTGACTACCGATGTGTGAATTCTGTTGATCCAGGGAATTGTTTGTACTTATAAGTTGATTCATCCGACGTGTACATACGTGTGCGTGAACAGAAGGGCTGGGTCAAGGACGAGCCGAGATCCTTGGCAGCCGTCCGTCAGACGGTCGTGGCAGCGTTCTTCTTTTGGTGGTACACGCTTTGGAACGAGGACGAGCAATCGGAGGAGGAGATGTTCGAAGTTATACCAAAGTGAGGCTGCCAAATTAGATACACCTGGCGTGCGATTCCGAGTAGTTGGTCTTAAACGCGCTACGGCCGGCTGTTACGAAGGTGTGCAATCTCATGATTCTTCAATAATCTCATAGCTCTAACTAATTAATCGACATACCTAGGGAATTATGGATAATAAGAGATGAATGTAAAATGTTGTACAGTAGATGAGTAGAGTATTACCGGAACGATAGCAATTATCCCGAATGATACCAATCTCAAGCTTGTGAAAACGTTCGCGTTTTCAAAAGTTGCAATATCACATTTAATAtggattaaaaaaaaaggaagcaaCTTACTATGTCTGTGAAATCGCGCTCATTACACACACCGGAGAGGAGGGGGAGTAGTAAGGGAGAGTAAGTACGTTGTCGAAATGTATCCATTAGACTGCCATAACGATTTCAGGAATGAAAAATCTGTCGCGGAATTCGGGTATATCGCTGTACAATTGGAGACCTTCAGCCAACGCATTTGCTTTTCtgcagacacacacacacacacaatcaaAAAACGATGCATCGCGTGTACTTACTTGTGATGGACAAAAGCGGACACGACTCGTTGCGAGCGCGTAAATGTAAAAATTAGAATTAAGGCCAGTGTTACACGTATACGCAGCGTACTATTCATATCATATATAAACGAGTTCGTTGATGACATCGGTGTTTCTTCC
The window above is part of the Megalopta genalis isolate 19385.01 chromosome 2, iyMegGena1_principal, whole genome shotgun sequence genome. Proteins encoded here:
- the ush gene encoding zinc finger protein ush isoform X1 — encoded protein: MSILLWRQRRASQLRAETTLPLTREDEEWSDSERTPSVSSGVEGGGSAVSSPVAPAVEEESSLPPPPRLNHPSSVSVSIANSTADDIRLRLSVLSEDARKRLASLTEDIEVTRSLRDRHATSKPNQTRESSPKDADEEAMVVVKEEDCQPRSASSSSSSIRRRDSVCRRDSEDSSRRSNADDPPSEKKPKLDDEGTPRLRLNASLATDPALRPAAVAALTVKPENTSPPNPVPPLPAGLQNAIASGRLFVLPTDGKETITVEPARPAPLICPPCGIRFSSASTLEAHRTFYCAHRPRLEEETTNDEDEEKTSKFEVRKAYACPHCSYSADKKVSLNRHMRMHAASPAPSTVQPAPTVAVAAAAAAAAAAAAAAAAAVAPAAGAATTANGSLNEEAERYCRNCDIKFSSLKTYRAHKTHYCSTRHVVKDTPPASAASSSVKASPPTSASPGDSPPPQPCLALPTNPILIVPYSLFRGASVLAAPTLPAPDTACFLLPNGHLQPMTRGLAATAPNTVVEPPPVLRAANKPTTPASVVASSASPPGSVPLDLSVRKSPAHQDEKENRVSPAPSSLPPPPGSPRSRGSGSPRARSIASTPTTVGGTVPPPPPTELALRLAELPPPTVPGVLVKQGVSRCKECNIVFCRHENFVAHKKHYCQARETTVSNSPPPPGTPSPPLVQLICAACGIKFASMDNLVAHQAFYCPKRPEPQEHHSRCTKCKAVVEPGSTHACNSGTTGGWRCPVCGAVSPTAGAAQRHMDAHQGVKAFRCTICRYKGNTLRGMRTHIKMHFEKRGTDLQEENYITCVLDDETVLPTPEPAPATTPEDVPAEVQVNGKTEVRKSSPQPPPPPPPPTVTNKVKQEREDTPPPEESLDPNKSGPRYCRSCDISFNYLSTFLAHKKFYCSSHAGEASNNNNNNNNNNNSSSHATPPPSGRTEASVL
- the ush gene encoding zinc finger protein ush isoform X2, with the translated sequence MSRRKQSNPKPLKREDEEWSDSERTPSVSSGVEGGGSAVSSPVAPAVEEESSLPPPPRLNHPSSVSVSIANSTADDIRLRLSVLSEDARKRLASLTEDIEVTRSLRDRHATSKPNQTRESSPKDADEEAMVVVKEEDCQPRSASSSSSSIRRRDSVCRRDSEDSSRRSNADDPPSEKKPKLDDEGTPRLRLNASLATDPALRPAAVAALTVKPENTSPPNPVPPLPAGLQNAIASGRLFVLPTDGKETITVEPARPAPLICPPCGIRFSSASTLEAHRTFYCAHRPRLEEETTNDEDEEKTSKFEVRKAYACPHCSYSADKKVSLNRHMRMHAASPAPSTVQPAPTVAVAAAAAAAAAAAAAAAAAVAPAAGAATTANGSLNEEAERYCRNCDIKFSSLKTYRAHKTHYCSTRHVVKDTPPASAASSSVKASPPTSASPGDSPPPQPCLALPTNPILIVPYSLFRGASVLAAPTLPAPDTACFLLPNGHLQPMTRGLAATAPNTVVEPPPVLRAANKPTTPASVVASSASPPGSVPLDLSVRKSPAHQDEKENRVSPAPSSLPPPPGSPRSRGSGSPRARSIASTPTTVGGTVPPPPPTELALRLAELPPPTVPGVLVKQGVSRCKECNIVFCRHENFVAHKKHYCQARETTVSNSPPPPGTPSPPLVQLICAACGIKFASMDNLVAHQAFYCPKRPEPQEHHSRCTKCKAVVEPGSTHACNSGTTGGWRCPVCGAVSPTAGAAQRHMDAHQGVKAFRCTICRYKGNTLRGMRTHIKMHFEKRGTDLQEENYITCVLDDETVLPTPEPAPATTPEDVPAEVQVNGKTEVRKSSPQPPPPPPPPTVTNKVKQEREDTPPPEESLDPNKSGPRYCRSCDISFNYLSTFLAHKKFYCSSHAGEASNNNNNNNNNNNSSSHATPPPSGRTEASVL
- the ush gene encoding zinc finger protein ush isoform X3 codes for the protein MTSREGEDEEWSDSERTPSVSSGVEGGGSAVSSPVAPAVEEESSLPPPPRLNHPSSVSVSIANSTADDIRLRLSVLSEDARKRLASLTEDIEVTRSLRDRHATSKPNQTRESSPKDADEEAMVVVKEEDCQPRSASSSSSSIRRRDSVCRRDSEDSSRRSNADDPPSEKKPKLDDEGTPRLRLNASLATDPALRPAAVAALTVKPENTSPPNPVPPLPAGLQNAIASGRLFVLPTDGKETITVEPARPAPLICPPCGIRFSSASTLEAHRTFYCAHRPRLEEETTNDEDEEKTSKFEVRKAYACPHCSYSADKKVSLNRHMRMHAASPAPSTVQPAPTVAVAAAAAAAAAAAAAAAAAVAPAAGAATTANGSLNEEAERYCRNCDIKFSSLKTYRAHKTHYCSTRHVVKDTPPASAASSSVKASPPTSASPGDSPPPQPCLALPTNPILIVPYSLFRGASVLAAPTLPAPDTACFLLPNGHLQPMTRGLAATAPNTVVEPPPVLRAANKPTTPASVVASSASPPGSVPLDLSVRKSPAHQDEKENRVSPAPSSLPPPPGSPRSRGSGSPRARSIASTPTTVGGTVPPPPPTELALRLAELPPPTVPGVLVKQGVSRCKECNIVFCRHENFVAHKKHYCQARETTVSNSPPPPGTPSPPLVQLICAACGIKFASMDNLVAHQAFYCPKRPEPQEHHSRCTKCKAVVEPGSTHACNSGTTGGWRCPVCGAVSPTAGAAQRHMDAHQGVKAFRCTICRYKGNTLRGMRTHIKMHFEKRGTDLQEENYITCVLDDETVLPTPEPAPATTPEDVPAEVQVNGKTEVRKSSPQPPPPPPPPTVTNKVKQEREDTPPPEESLDPNKSGPRYCRSCDISFNYLSTFLAHKKFYCSSHAGEASNNNNNNNNNNNSSSHATPPPSGRTEASVL